The Schistocerca gregaria isolate iqSchGreg1 chromosome X, iqSchGreg1.2, whole genome shotgun sequence nucleotide sequence TGCAATGAGCCTCAGAATGAACGTGTGTATCAATTATTCGTAACTTCTTGTTCTGATCTTTGACACAATTAGAAATAATAACGACTCATGTTTGTCTCATTATTATTATACTACTTTGGCGCAATCGTAATGCTGTAGTATTTGCCTTTAAACGCGCCTAAATGGAAGTAGAGGAGGACCGCATGAAACGTTTGATGCACATAATCTGTAGAGGACTGAGCTGGAGAGTTAGGCAACCCCCTTCGACACGCTTGGGTGGAGTTTGCCTACCTTCAGGTGATAGAGCAGCAGCAAAGTGAATTGGTGTCGAAGTTCCCGACAGGTGCTCAATAAAGGTGCATGGGAGGCACCGGGGATGTTACCGAACTGGGTGGTCTTAGAGCAACACATTGTTATTTTATTCAGGCATGTGTCAATATCGAACAATCCCGTCATCACGCCATAGAAGAGCGCGAAAAAGAAAGGACAGATCAGGATGAAAACACACTGCTGCTTCGGATCAGGTTCaaatttcttcgaatggttttCAACGATCCCTAGTGATTCCACCCTGTATGGCACAGCAAAGGAGTTAGATCACGCTAAGTGGAGTTAGTAGTGTTGAAACACCCAGGAGGGTGGCAGCAATGGCCCTGTTTATCAAGAATGTCGCCCTGTTGCTCAGTAAAtaccgaactgtcgttttcgaccgcgagatGTATCGGAATCAACACGCCAATAGCAGGGATAGTTTCATTGACGCCCTCTATGCTAcaccctgaggccttttcgtttcGGTTcacagcggcggtgtgtctgaaatgttttcctttgcCAACCATTACGAAACAGCACGATTTCGACActgggtggccggccgcggtggccgagcggttctaggcgcttcagtccggaactgagcgactgctacggtcgcagattcgaattctgcctcagacatggatttgtgtgttgtccttaggttagttaggtttaacaagttctaagttctagggaactgatgacctcagatgtttagtcccatagtgctctagtgctcagggccattttgacaCTGGGTGTGGCGGTTCTGACCTAAATcggagaggcgtcaaaagaaggggtgaaatgtgggtaaatggagGTGTGACCTTCCCATTGTGACACCATTAACCtgccttacagctcacatgaacttttgCCCTGTGGCCTTTTTTCACACATGTCAAACGTTCTAGGCACCTTTTCGCTAAATTTCAAACTTACTCGTTGCAATGGGAGATAATTACGAGGTTTCGAAAGCACGATCCCttaattttgttgcacagtttAGTTTCACGACAAATGGCTCTGGATACACCTTGCTACTAGTCAATACCCATTGCATGTTATGCATTCTTTCAAGCTGATACTAAATTGCTATAtatgtatgagggttggaacttaaacagtggcaagtatttattcacaacctatacaaaagagttacatgtttgcacctgctactgcccttcaaagtagtcaccagtgttgtgtagaaccctaTGCCAGatatgtggaaggcgtagcataccgttagcagagcctgttctgttgatggtgcgaatggagcggtctcaagttatggtgattctcttgtacgactgtgatggtgttatcctaacgcattacgttcctccacggcacacCGACAATGCacacacagtattactgttcgtttttggagcatcacctgcggcctgctttgcgaaagaagcggcgacactttttgGGCAACCCACCCATcaatttgcacgacaatgcgcggcgggtgcatacagcacaagctgtggctgctctgttcgatcgataggactgggaagtactgtaccatccaccatactccctggacttgagtccttgtaactttgatttgattccgaagatgaaggaaccacttcgtggcattcgcttcagaactgttccagagattcgacgggcagtagaccgctccattcgcaccatcgacagaacagtcggtatgctacgccttccacatcgctggcaacgggttctgcacgaCGCTggtgacagtaacaggtgcaaacatgtaactcttttgtatcggttgttaataaatagttgccactatttaagttccaaccctcgtatgtatgtatgtagagcaAGATTGCATATTCAGTTTGCTATGGGGGTGGGGGTGTTTGCAGCTGCCCTTCCCTGCCCCCTTGTACATTCCTGAAGTTACTCCAATAAGATAGGATCACAAGTTCGGTTGTAGCTTTGTCCTCCACTTTATGAGTGCGTACTCACCAGCCTTGTATCCAGACAGCGCCTGACTCTCCATTTTTCCGACGTCCCCTCTATCTTCCTCCATCGTGTCCTAGAAAAAGAAACAAGGAAGTACCGGTAGTGGAAATACTTGGACTAGATAACAGTATTTATAAAACTATGTTAATattcacttttctttatttgtttagtGTGTGGTAACAAGATTGTAAACTTGTGAAGACGCAAAACGTTCATTACTTTTTTATTCGGCAGCAGTCTAGTACGCCTGGCGAGGCGACACGTACTTGCAGTTTGTGGATTGGTCCGCCATCTACCGACGACGGGTGGAAGCGTGAAGCAGCGACTGAAATAGGGACTTCCCTACCCGATATCCAGCTTAACAGTTCCGAAATGTCAATTTATTTTATAATGATATataatacaaataaatttgtttccaCCCTTAAAATCTGCAGAAAGCAACAATTCTGTATTGACAAACTGTAAATGTAGCACTTAAAACACTAAGAGACGTTATCGTGTTTCCCGCTGAATGCGCAACAAAGACTTGCCGCAGAAGGTCTTCAGCGGTCAGTGCGTGAAGGGAGAGAATACAATGGCTACTGAGCGTGAGTAAATGATAAAATCATTTTGTGTCTTCTCACTTTCGACAACATCCATATACTTATTCGATTTGACATTTATTTCAGTGAGATTATTAGACGACATCTTACAAAATTATGCTCCAGATTATTGGACCTCCACAAGCCGTTGTGAGTTTCAGGGCAGGAGGTACATAAGACGAACTGTTTCCCAAGGCGAAGCATATGATATGGCAGTCAGACATTTTCGAAATCAGTACAGTATTCTTCAAGTGGACGTAATTGAAAACCCATACCAGTACGGGAGATTCCTTATACGTAAGGAACATCTTAGGAAACAGGGAAGACCTGTGGTAGAGGTAAGTGAACTGTGTTGTGTGCATTACATTTAGAGGTGAGGTTAATTGTATGATTATAGGAAAAAGTGGTGCCATAATGTAGCCATGAACATAACTCGAATACAGATTTCGTTAAAAATTGAAGCTACAGATGACGTTTGGTTTGGgttctaaatatttatttttatatacacCTTTCCTCCAGACTTAAGAGTctggtttttaataattattatcagTCAGTACGGTTTGAAATGTCTGATAACTACCAGTAGTGATTATCAGATGTGCATTATCTTTGTAAACATTATAGAAAGATGTATTATCTTACCTAATGTAAAAGAATATTAAGTTGATGTTTAGCTTTATGAAGTAGCATTGAAAGatacaaaatatttgaaatgtaAGTTAAAAGGTATTGCATGGAGTCTCACATCTTGCTTGTGGACATATCTGGAATCAGCGTATTGAGTGTGGAGGGATGAGTAAATCTGATGCTCGTTATTTCAAAATACTAGTTCTAAAGCGAAATGTAATGGGTGTGGAGGAGTACAACATAATGGATCAGTAATTTACAGTAGTTGTAGGAAGCATGTACTGGTGCACTGTGTTTCTGCATGTACTTGAAATATGGTGTTAGTGAAGATTTAAATGtctgtggaatatctgtgtgttgtctgcaactcaacagaaGTATCCAGGAAAGTAGATTCCACATTTACCAAAGCACCACACACTGATACACTAACATGTTTGATTAGTGGATAATAAGTGTCATCAGGCACCCACTTAGATCTAATTGTCGAAATGTTAGCAATACTTATGTTTACCATCTTTGAGATAACTGATTATTTGGATTGCAACTGAATGTATTATCTGTTCTTCCATATACAAGACTGTCATATATTTGAATTGggaattttgattttatttatcaATAGCAAAGAAGTCAGTGCTTAAGTTTACAGGTGCCTTCTTTGAGATGTATATCTGAAACAAAACTAGGATGATAGGAATTACTCTATGGTACAGAAAAGAAAGAGTATAATTTTATGCATCAAAATTTTTGCTATCAGTAGTTTGTGGATATCAGGGGACTTAAGTCTTTTAGATGATTTGTCTGCCAGTTTTGATATTCTCAGACACATTCTTGTGAACCCTGATGAATTGCTGCATTTTGGGAAAAGTTGTTAGATTACAGATAATTTAGATTCAGTAGGTAGTAGAGTGCTGGCCAATTTAGGAATTAGAGGAACATTCTTTTCAGTGTCAGGTGTAAGATgccaagcaacatttttttcaatcTCTGATAACATGTTTTGTAGTCTTCGTGAAACCAAACACCAATTGAATTGGTAATAAAGCAATGTTTTAATGTGA carries:
- the LOC126299591 gene encoding uncharacterized protein LOC126299591, whose amino-acid sequence is MRNKDLPQKVFSGQCVKGENTMATELRLLDDILQNYAPDYWTSTSRCEFQGRRYIRRTVSQGEAYDMAVRHFRNQYSILQVDVIENPYQYGRFLIRKEHLRKQGRPVVERQMYHPVLEKDVDQALEYNCDTRYYNADSNDMQCINKRTRFYAMPQHCESFFNNGFRKVFIVLSVLAEDEYSDAVVTDYDTHYYPMFVVITT